Part of the Geobacter pickeringii genome, GGCCAGGGTCGCCGTGGCGGCGACCCTGGTGTCGCTCCCCTTCGGCGTTGCCGTGGCCTATGCCATGAGCTTTCTCTCCTTCCGGGGGAAGACGCTCCTGGAGGTGCTCCTGAACCTGCCGCTGACGCTGCCGCCGGTGGTGATCGGCTATCTGCTCCTCCTGCTGCTGGGGAAACGGGGGTGGCTCGGCGGGCTGCTGGACGCGGCGGGGATCCGGATCATCTTCACCTGGTACGCAGCGGTGATCGCCTCGGCGGTGGTGGGGTTCCCGCTTCTGGTCCGCTCCATCCGGATCGCCATGGAGTCCATCGACGGCCGGCTCATCCAGGCATCCCGCACCCTCGGCGCCCGGTGGTTCGATACGCTGGCCACGGTCATTCTGCCGCTCTCGCTGCGGGGGATCGTGGCCGGCTCATCCCTCATGTTCGGCCGCAGCCTCGGCGAGTTCGGCGCCACCATCATCGTTGCCGGGAACATCCCCGGCGCCACACAGACCATGCCGCTGGCCATCTACGACTACGCCAGCTCCCCCGGCGGCGAGCAGGCCGCCCTCACCCTCTGCCTCGTCTCGGCGGGGCTGTCGCTGGCGGTGCTCTTCCTCCACGAATACGTGGGGAGCCGCATGGGACGGAGGGACTGAGATGGAGCTCACGGTGAGGGTGACGAAATCGTTCGGCGGGTTCCGGCTCGGTGCCGACTTCACGGCATCCGGGAACCGGATCGGCATCTTCGGCGAGTCGGGGAGCGGCAAGTCGACCCTGGTGAATATGGTGGCGGGGCTGGAACGCCCCGATGCCGGCGAGATCCTCCTGGACGGCGAGCCGCTCTTTTCCGCCGACCGCCGGGTGAACGCGGAGCCGGAGCGGCGGCGGGTGGCACTGGTCTTCCAGCACCCCCACCTCTTTCCTCACCTCTCCGTGCGGGCAAACCTCCTCTACGGGTGGAAGCGCTGCACCGTGGCGAACCGGCGGATCGGCCTCGACGACCTCGTCGGGGTGCTGAGGATCGGCCAACTCCTGGACCGGGGGGTGAACAACCTTTCCGGCGGCGAGAAGCAGCGGGTGGCCCTGGGGCGGGCGCTCCTCTCCAACCCGCGGCTCCTCCTCATGGACGAACCCCTCTCGGCCCTGGACGATGCCCTCCGCTTCCAGATCATCCCCTACCTCCGGGGGGCCTGCGAGGCATTCGCCATCCCCTATCTCTTCATCTCCCACTCCCTGGTGGAGATGCGCCTCATGACCGACCGGGTGGTGGTCTTCGACCGGGGGCGCCAGGCGGACGACACCACCCCCGACGACCTGGCCCGCAGCCGCATGGGGGGAAGCCCCGTGGGGTACATCAACCTCCTGCGGCTCGCCGACCCCCGGGAGCACGACGGCCTCACCTCCTACGCCTGGGGGGGGGGACGGCTTCTCCTCACCGCCCGGAGCGATGGGGCGGAATCCCTCTTCGAGCTCTCCTCCAAGGATATGATCCTCTTCAAGAAGCATCCCGAGGCGATCAGCGCCCGGAATCTCCTCTGCTGCACGGTAACGGGGACCTTCGATGCGGGTCGCAAGGTGGGGGTGGAACTGGCGTGCGGCGCCGAGCGCCTGGTGGCGGAGGTGGCCGGCGAGGCGGCCCGGGAGCTGGAGCTGGCGGCGGGAAGCGAGGTCTACGCCGCGGTGAAGGCATCGGCCTTCCGGCGGCTCGGGTAGTTCTGCGGGGTCAGCGAGTCCCCCTCTCCCCCGGGGAGAGGGGCGGGGTGAGGGGACAAATGAGCGGCCGCATCAATCGGAAGCGTCGCCGCAGGAACACGAGCAGCCGCACGCCATGCCGTTGGCCTTGCCGAAGGCTTCCCGTCCTTCTCTGAAGGAGAGCCAGGCGATGGCGAGGGAGCCGAGGGAATCCAGGGAGCCGATGCCGGTCAGCTCGTAACCGGCGCTGGACGCCAGGAGCACCACCGACAGCAGCAGGCAGGCCCGGCTGCAGGCGGCGTCGGCCAGGATGGCCGGGGAGTTGAGCGCCTTTCCCACCCGGGTCTTGTGGCGGATGAGCAGCCACATGAACGAGATGGAGACCAGCGATACCACGATCCCCCAGACGGTGGTCTCCGGCCGGTGGCCGGCATGGATGCTGATGGCCGCCGTCACCGCCAGACCCGCCGCCAGCAGGTAGAACGCCCCGCCGGTGATCCGCAGCGCCCGCCGCTCGAAGGCGTCGCGCCGTTCCTCCTCACCCCGCCGAAGCCGCCGCACCATGTGCCAGATCCCCAGCCCCGAAATCACCTCCACGAAGGAGTCGAGCCCGAAGCCGAAGAGCGACAGGGTCTCGTCCGCCGCGCCGAGCCCCACCGAAACCA contains:
- the modB gene encoding molybdate ABC transporter permease subunit, producing the protein MISFTPADIDAIRLSARVAVAATLVSLPFGVAVAYAMSFLSFRGKTLLEVLLNLPLTLPPVVIGYLLLLLLGKRGWLGGLLDAAGIRIIFTWYAAVIASAVVGFPLLVRSIRIAMESIDGRLIQASRTLGARWFDTLATVILPLSLRGIVAGSSLMFGRSLGEFGATIIVAGNIPGATQTMPLAIYDYASSPGGEQAALTLCLVSAGLSLAVLFLHEYVGSRMGRRD
- a CDS encoding cation transporter, translated to MLCDKFLRIQQLYRTAALLALITIGYNLVEGMVSVGLGAADETLSLFGFGLDSFVEVISGLGIWHMVRRLRRGEEERRDAFERRALRITGGAFYLLAAGLAVTAAISIHAGHRPETTVWGIVVSLVSISFMWLLIRHKTRVGKALNSPAILADAACSRACLLLSVVLLASSAGYELTGIGSLDSLGSLAIAWLSFREGREAFGKANGMACGCSCSCGDASD
- the modC gene encoding molybdenum ABC transporter ATP-binding protein, which codes for MELTVRVTKSFGGFRLGADFTASGNRIGIFGESGSGKSTLVNMVAGLERPDAGEILLDGEPLFSADRRVNAEPERRRVALVFQHPHLFPHLSVRANLLYGWKRCTVANRRIGLDDLVGVLRIGQLLDRGVNNLSGGEKQRVALGRALLSNPRLLLMDEPLSALDDALRFQIIPYLRGACEAFAIPYLFISHSLVEMRLMTDRVVVFDRGRQADDTTPDDLARSRMGGSPVGYINLLRLADPREHDGLTSYAWGGGRLLLTARSDGAESLFELSSKDMILFKKHPEAISARNLLCCTVTGTFDAGRKVGVELACGAERLVAEVAGEAARELELAAGSEVYAAVKASAFRRLG